From a region of the Deltaproteobacteria bacterium genome:
- a CDS encoding TIGR04348 family glycosyltransferase produces MLGHARAHRAAHISQLRHARPPGPVVRLPHMRVDLVAPPPADLPSGNNATARRWAAILRELGHRPRLRWDDAPGDADLLIALHAVKTRRALLAFRRAHPDRPAVVALTGTDIYGRRNLAPALDAATFIVALQPRALTALSRAHRVKARVIFQSAEPPRALPAKPSREFRVAVVGHLRAVKDPLRTALAVRELPEDSRIVVRHAGRALSESFARRARAEMDRNPRYRWLGELTPGRVRRLIASSHLVAITSLAEGSCNVLSEALAAHTPVVATRIPGLMGTLGAHYPGYFRPRDTRKLTRLLRRAEGDAAFYRQLAAACRRATPLVDPRRERAAWRALLAELAARRP; encoded by the coding sequence ATGCTGGGCCACGCGCGCGCGCATCGCGCGGCGCACATATCGCAACTACGCCACGCCCGACCGCCGGGACCTGTGGTACGGCTTCCGCACATGCGCGTCGACCTCGTAGCGCCGCCGCCAGCGGATCTTCCGTCGGGCAACAACGCGACCGCGCGGCGGTGGGCGGCGATCCTGCGCGAACTCGGCCACCGGCCGCGCCTGCGCTGGGACGATGCGCCGGGCGACGCCGACCTGCTGATCGCCCTGCACGCGGTCAAGACGCGCCGCGCGCTGCTCGCGTTCCGCCGCGCGCACCCGGACCGGCCGGCCGTCGTCGCGCTCACCGGCACGGACATCTACGGCCGGCGAAATCTCGCGCCGGCGCTCGACGCCGCAACCTTCATCGTGGCCCTTCAGCCGCGCGCGCTGACCGCGCTGTCGCGCGCGCACCGCGTCAAGGCGCGGGTCATCTTTCAGTCTGCCGAGCCGCCTCGCGCGCTGCCGGCGAAGCCATCGCGCGAGTTTCGCGTCGCGGTCGTCGGCCACCTGCGCGCGGTCAAGGACCCCCTGCGCACCGCGCTGGCCGTGCGCGAACTTCCGGAGGACTCGCGCATCGTCGTGCGCCACGCCGGCCGGGCGCTGTCGGAGTCGTTCGCGCGCCGGGCGCGTGCCGAAATGGACCGCAACCCGCGCTACCGGTGGCTCGGAGAACTCACGCCGGGCCGCGTGCGCCGTCTGATCGCGTCGAGCCACCTGGTCGCGATCACGTCGCTGGCCGAGGGCAGCTGCAACGTGTTGTCCGAAGCGCTGGCGGCGCACACTCCGGTGGTCGCAACGCGCATCCCGGGACTGATGGGCACGCTCGGCGCGCACTACCCGGGCTACTTTCGCCCGCGCGACACCCGCAAGCTCACCCGCTTGCTGCGCCGCGCGGAAGGCGACGCCGCGTTCTACCGACAGCTGGCCGCCGCGTGCCGGCGCGCGACGCCGCTGGTCGATCCCCGCCGCGAACGCGCCGCCTGGCGGGCGCTTCTCGCCGAACTCGCCGCTCGGAGGCCGTAG
- a CDS encoding cytochrome C has protein sequence MQRAASLGVAVGVAVAVWSAARAGAPRLAEFARQPVSEVVFPPQSLPLRFSHARHLRLGSVDCDFCHEDAAESTSSLDNLMPGEDVCAMCHAIDRDQPTKPVAAGKPPAACAACHPGFAAGGAVARVVVPAPNLKFNHRAHVGRKISCQTCHGDLLADGVDLATRDQLPRMRLCLQCHDGRTATDACTTCHLAEGDGRIQTAFAEGLLQPSGVLRGDAHDLSFRTRHAAVAKQDAAYCDNCHHKAFCIDCHQGTAKPMDFHGNDYVSIHAIDARRNNPDCSACHRLQTFCVGCHGRTGVGWSYDPVEGGGRKGSEFAGAFLTGDGSRRFHPDGWATFGARGPNHHAVQAQRNIRQCASCHREPFCTTCHSAEPGNPYRVNPHPAGWATSRRCRALAARAGRMCLRCHVDAVDFTCR, from the coding sequence ATGCAGCGGGCAGCCTCGCTCGGCGTCGCCGTCGGCGTTGCCGTGGCGGTCTGGTCGGCGGCGCGCGCCGGCGCGCCGCGGCTCGCGGAGTTTGCGCGGCAACCGGTGTCCGAGGTCGTGTTCCCGCCGCAGTCGCTGCCGCTTCGTTTCTCGCACGCGCGCCACCTGCGCCTCGGCAGCGTCGACTGCGACTTCTGCCACGAGGACGCCGCGGAGTCGACGTCGTCGCTCGACAACCTGATGCCCGGCGAGGACGTGTGCGCGATGTGCCACGCGATCGACCGCGACCAGCCGACCAAGCCGGTCGCGGCCGGCAAGCCGCCGGCGGCGTGCGCGGCATGCCATCCTGGGTTCGCCGCGGGCGGGGCGGTCGCGCGCGTCGTCGTGCCGGCGCCCAATCTCAAGTTCAACCACAGGGCGCACGTCGGCCGGAAAATCAGCTGCCAGACGTGTCACGGCGACCTGCTGGCCGACGGCGTCGACCTCGCGACGCGCGACCAGCTGCCGCGCATGCGACTGTGCCTGCAGTGCCACGATGGACGAACGGCGACCGATGCATGTACGACCTGTCACCTCGCCGAAGGCGACGGCCGCATCCAGACCGCGTTCGCCGAAGGGCTGCTTCAGCCGTCCGGCGTGTTGCGCGGCGACGCGCACGACCTGTCGTTTCGCACGCGCCACGCGGCGGTGGCCAAGCAGGACGCGGCGTATTGTGACAACTGCCACCACAAGGCGTTTTGCATCGACTGCCATCAGGGCACGGCGAAGCCGATGGACTTTCACGGCAACGACTACGTGTCGATCCACGCGATCGATGCGCGGCGCAACAACCCCGACTGCTCGGCGTGTCACCGGCTGCAGACCTTCTGCGTCGGCTGCCACGGCCGCACCGGCGTCGGCTGGTCCTACGACCCGGTCGAGGGCGGTGGCCGCAAGGGGAGCGAGTTCGCCGGCGCGTTTCTCACCGGCGACGGCTCGCGGCGGTTCCACCCGGACGGGTGGGCGACGTTCGGTGCGCGCGGCCCGAACCACCACGCCGTCCAGGCCCAGCGCAACATTCGCCAGTGCGCGAGTTGCCACCGCGAACCGTTTTGCACCACGTGCCACTCGGCCGAGCCGGGCAATCCCTATCGCGTGAATCCGCATCCGGCCGGATGGGCGACGAGTCGCCGGTGCCGGGCGCTCGCCGCGCGCGCCGGGCGCATGTGCCTGCGCTGCCACGTCGACGCGGTCGACTTCACGTGCCGGTAG
- a CDS encoding PEGA domain-containing protein, protein MVHSAHMSAGPTTFGKYFLAEKLATGGMAEIYLAKLLGPGGFEKLLVVKQIHPRFGNRPEFVDLFVREAKTLVSLSHGNIVPVYELGVIDGTYFIAMEYIDGPTLAELMDAAPRRGLRIEPPMAAFIAAEIVKGLDYAHRKGTGVIHRDLSPRNVMISRDGEVKLVDFGIAATVGDDFIASGTDQPVGSFPYMSPEQVRREPLAPSSDLFSAGILLWEMLAGRRLFARDTPEATLEAVCSADIPAPSQLNPDVPSALDAVCARALERDPARRIPSAAEFHAKLTRYLYSLDAPVTAHALSALVARACPPEVRSERRPATASATPNPNDARPVDDTHPVDGTRPLPGRARGKRRGQTQTFATHAGFREVLERATPLFPIDAIDPRGTPAPDAPDDARQTSPPATDTAGAAHGDAAAPATRSESLPAVGGATAAARGRRRRPALWISAALVLIAGAAVAALWPPAPGGRPTAPTTPFASASAVRADAALPTVDAAPATRAPRTDGGRVTDAAEAATRRRRADAALARATGGGARRPVWPDAAVRARQFGTLIVGADPWGKVYVDDQYVGEAPLERLVPAGAHRVRVVGPDGVTARTFDVDVPANGQARAPFADFTR, encoded by the coding sequence ATGGTACACTCGGCGCACATGTCCGCGGGGCCGACGACGTTCGGCAAGTATTTCTTGGCCGAAAAGCTCGCGACCGGCGGCATGGCCGAGATCTACCTCGCGAAGCTTCTCGGCCCCGGCGGGTTCGAGAAGCTGTTGGTCGTCAAACAGATCCATCCGCGATTCGGCAACCGGCCCGAGTTCGTCGACCTGTTCGTCCGCGAGGCGAAGACGCTCGTGTCACTGAGCCACGGAAACATCGTCCCGGTCTACGAACTCGGCGTCATCGACGGCACGTACTTCATCGCCATGGAGTACATCGACGGGCCGACGCTCGCCGAACTGATGGATGCGGCGCCGCGCCGAGGTCTTCGCATCGAGCCGCCGATGGCCGCGTTCATCGCGGCGGAGATCGTCAAGGGACTGGATTATGCGCACCGCAAAGGCACCGGCGTGATCCACCGCGACCTGTCGCCGCGCAACGTGATGATCTCGCGCGACGGCGAGGTCAAGCTGGTCGATTTCGGCATCGCGGCGACCGTCGGCGACGACTTCATCGCCTCGGGCACGGACCAGCCCGTCGGTTCGTTTCCCTACATGTCCCCCGAGCAGGTGCGGCGCGAACCGCTCGCGCCGTCGTCGGATCTGTTCTCGGCCGGCATCTTGCTGTGGGAGATGCTCGCGGGGCGGCGCCTGTTCGCGCGCGACACGCCGGAAGCGACGCTCGAGGCGGTCTGCTCGGCCGACATCCCGGCGCCGTCGCAACTGAACCCGGACGTGCCGTCCGCACTCGACGCGGTGTGTGCGCGCGCGCTGGAGCGCGACCCGGCGCGCCGCATACCGAGCGCGGCCGAGTTTCACGCCAAGCTCACGCGCTATCTGTACTCGCTCGACGCGCCGGTGACCGCCCACGCGCTGTCGGCGTTGGTCGCGCGCGCGTGCCCCCCGGAGGTCCGCTCCGAGCGCCGCCCGGCGACCGCGAGCGCCACGCCGAATCCCAACGACGCGCGCCCGGTCGACGACACGCACCCGGTCGACGGTACGCGCCCGCTGCCCGGTCGCGCGCGCGGCAAACGCCGCGGCCAGACGCAAACGTTCGCGACGCACGCCGGCTTTCGCGAGGTGCTCGAGCGCGCGACGCCGCTGTTTCCGATCGACGCGATCGATCCGCGAGGCACCCCCGCCCCCGACGCGCCGGACGACGCGCGGCAGACGAGCCCGCCCGCCACAGATACCGCCGGGGCCGCCCACGGCGACGCCGCCGCACCCGCGACGCGCAGCGAATCGCTGCCCGCGGTCGGCGGCGCCACCGCGGCGGCCCGCGGTCGCCGGCGCCGACCCGCCCTGTGGATCTCGGCCGCACTGGTCCTGATCGCCGGCGCGGCCGTCGCCGCCCTGTGGCCTCCGGCGCCCGGCGGCCGCCCGACCGCACCGACCACTCCGTTTGCGAGCGCCTCGGCCGTCCGCGCGGACGCGGCGCTCCCCACCGTGGACGCCGCGCCGGCGACGCGCGCACCGCGCACGGACGGTGGCCGGGTGACGGACGCAGCGGAGGCCGCCACTCGACGGCGCCGCGCCGATGCGGCGCTTGCGCGCGCGACCGGCGGCGGAGCACGCCGTCCGGTGTGGCCGGATGCGGCCGTGCGCGCCCGCCAGTTCGGCACGCTCATCGTCGGCGCGGACCCCTGGGGCAAGGTCTACGTCGACGACCAGTACGTCGGCGAAGCGCCACTGGAGCGCCTCGTCCCCGCGGGCGCGCACCGCGTGCGCGTCGTCGGCCCCGACGGCGTGACGGCGCGGACGTTCGACGTCGACGTGCCGGCCAACGGCCAGGCGCGCGCGCCATTTGCCGACTTCACCCGGTGA
- a CDS encoding PEGA domain-containing protein: MRWALACAAALAVASAAGPAVAAPRAGIVVRAAARPPVPARAAAEAVRAAASAAGADARVDPAPIPGAVPRERLRPFGRARALADEGWRAYKRVEPEFAEARLAEARRVALDVLALDGGAELMAEISLRLAAVRLYRGRAREADDDFRFAHALAPDRPVTTAEFRPQVVDAFARAIAQSPAEVTVSVSAPAGAAIEVDGRPVGAAPAAVRVRVGRHAFVARKPGALPAARVVSVTAEGGAVELALERDPLAAAAVAPLDVGVDEVRAAQRVEARIVEADLDLLVLAAPVWRGGAPALVGQRCEGTPVACGPVVEIRFADAAGLAGAARALWVALVERRDLRFPPTLLADARVARGEPPPGDRTARPARRWWQSRWLWAGVGAIAIGAVTAAVVTGGDDARAIVDVAPCDFGACEP, encoded by the coding sequence GTGAGGTGGGCGCTCGCGTGTGCGGCGGCCCTGGCCGTCGCGTCGGCTGCCGGGCCGGCGGTGGCCGCCCCGCGCGCCGGGATCGTGGTGCGCGCGGCGGCGCGGCCGCCTGTGCCCGCGCGCGCCGCCGCGGAAGCCGTGCGCGCCGCGGCGAGCGCCGCCGGGGCCGACGCAAGGGTCGATCCGGCGCCGATTCCGGGCGCGGTGCCGCGAGAGCGACTGCGGCCGTTCGGTCGCGCGCGGGCGCTGGCGGACGAGGGTTGGCGCGCGTACAAACGCGTCGAACCCGAATTCGCGGAGGCGCGACTGGCGGAGGCGCGGCGCGTCGCGCTCGACGTGCTGGCCCTCGACGGCGGCGCGGAGTTGATGGCCGAGATCTCCCTGCGGCTGGCGGCTGTGCGCCTGTACCGCGGGCGCGCCCGCGAAGCGGACGACGACTTCCGGTTCGCCCACGCGCTCGCGCCGGACCGCCCCGTGACGACCGCCGAGTTCCGCCCGCAGGTCGTCGATGCGTTCGCCCGCGCCATCGCGCAGTCGCCCGCCGAAGTGACCGTGTCCGTCAGCGCACCGGCGGGCGCGGCGATCGAGGTCGATGGGCGGCCCGTCGGCGCGGCGCCGGCGGCCGTTCGCGTTCGCGTCGGCCGGCATGCGTTCGTCGCGCGCAAGCCCGGGGCGCTGCCGGCCGCGCGGGTCGTGTCGGTGACGGCCGAGGGCGGCGCGGTGGAGCTGGCCCTCGAGCGCGATCCGCTCGCGGCAGCGGCGGTCGCGCCGCTCGACGTGGGCGTCGACGAGGTGCGCGCCGCGCAGCGGGTCGAGGCGCGCATCGTGGAGGCCGACCTCGACCTGCTCGTGCTCGCGGCGCCGGTGTGGCGCGGCGGCGCGCCGGCGCTGGTCGGTCAACGCTGTGAGGGGACGCCGGTCGCGTGCGGGCCGGTGGTCGAGATCCGGTTCGCGGACGCCGCGGGGCTCGCGGGGGCGGCGCGCGCGCTGTGGGTCGCGTTGGTCGAGCGGCGGGACCTGCGGTTTCCTCCCACGCTGCTCGCGGACGCGCGCGTGGCGCGCGGTGAGCCGCCGCCGGGGGACCGCACGGCGCGACCCGCGCGGCGCTGGTGGCAGAGTCGGTGGCTGTGGGCAGGGGTGGGCGCGATCGCGATCGGCGCGGTGACCGCGGCGGTCGTGACCGGCGGCGACGATGCCCGCGCGATCGTCGATGTCGCGCCGTGCGACTTCGGCGCGTGCGAGCCCTGA
- a CDS encoding serine/threonine protein kinase, which yields MGGMIPPPAPTLQPFGRYRLVCKLAAGGMAEIFLAVDSLPVGGCRFVIVKRIHPACADDPDYVDHFLTEGAVALRASHPHLPVTYELGDVDGAHYLAMEFIHGPTFLDLLRLAQRGRGAVSVRTAVTVGRAVAAALDHLHTLRDVYGRPLGVIHRDVTPQNTLVAYDGTIKLIDFGIARASFQVHQTRSGVVKGKFSYMAPEQFHGVDDIDARADLFSLGVMLHESLVGRPLFRGASDRDTIDRVLHMPIPSPTALRADVPEALSRVVLRALARDRDRRYARAADLLADLERVADTYGLGISLTELRREVRALCGPPHEWTLPALADAPNGPDATASSSASDLPAAADASTTAEVDERLRARGSAPAPSDDPERLDDDLIYFLAQAGVTLPVHRRRRARTTHADVEFSRLLATLDR from the coding sequence ATGGGGGGGATGATCCCGCCGCCGGCGCCGACGTTGCAGCCGTTTGGCCGCTATCGCCTGGTGTGCAAACTCGCCGCGGGGGGCATGGCCGAAATCTTCCTCGCGGTGGACTCCCTGCCGGTCGGCGGCTGCCGATTCGTAATCGTCAAGCGAATCCACCCCGCGTGCGCCGACGATCCCGACTACGTCGACCACTTTCTCACCGAGGGAGCCGTTGCGCTGCGCGCGTCGCACCCGCACTTGCCGGTCACGTACGAACTCGGCGACGTCGACGGCGCGCACTACCTCGCGATGGAGTTCATTCACGGGCCGACGTTTCTGGACCTGCTGCGGCTGGCGCAGCGCGGCCGCGGCGCGGTGTCGGTTCGCACCGCCGTCACCGTCGGCCGAGCGGTCGCCGCGGCGCTCGATCACCTGCACACACTGCGCGATGTGTACGGCCGCCCGCTCGGCGTCATCCACCGCGACGTGACGCCCCAGAATACCCTCGTCGCCTACGACGGAACCATCAAGTTGATCGACTTCGGCATTGCCCGCGCCTCGTTCCAGGTGCACCAAACGCGCAGCGGCGTCGTGAAGGGCAAGTTCTCGTACATGGCCCCCGAGCAGTTCCACGGCGTCGACGACATCGACGCGCGCGCCGACTTGTTCTCCCTCGGCGTCATGTTGCACGAGTCGCTCGTCGGCCGGCCGCTGTTTCGCGGCGCGAGCGACCGAGACACCATCGACCGCGTGCTGCACATGCCGATCCCATCCCCCACGGCGCTACGTGCGGACGTACCCGAGGCGCTCAGCCGGGTCGTCCTGCGCGCGCTCGCGCGCGACCGCGACCGCCGTTACGCACGCGCGGCCGACTTGCTCGCCGATCTCGAGCGCGTCGCCGACACGTACGGACTCGGCATCTCGCTCACCGAACTGCGCCGCGAGGTCCGCGCGCTGTGCGGCCCACCGCACGAGTGGACGCTGCCCGCGCTCGCCGACGCTCCGAACGGACCGGATGCGACCGCCTCTAGCTCGGCGTCCGACCTGCCGGCGGCCGCCGACGCGTCGACCACCGCCGAAGTCGACGAGCGCCTCCGCGCGCGCGGCTCTGCCCCGGCGCCGAGCGACGATCCCGAGCGACTCGACGACGACCTGATCTATTTCCTCGCACAGGCCGGCGTCACGCTGCCGGTCCACCGGCGCCGGCGCGCCCGCACGACCCACGCCGATGTCGAGTTTTCACGCCTGCTGGCGACACTCGACCGGTGA